Proteins from a genomic interval of Paenibacillus lentus:
- the arsC gene encoding arsenate reductase (thioredoxin) produces MEKKTIYFLCTGNSCRSQMAEGWAKKYLGDSWNVYSAGIEAHGLNPNAVKAMKEVDIDISNQTSDIIDSDLLNNADLVVTLCGDAADKCPITPPQVRREHWGFDDPAKAQGTDDEKWAVFQRVRDQVGERIKRFAETGE; encoded by the coding sequence ATGGAAAAAAAGACAATTTACTTCTTGTGCACTGGAAACTCTTGCCGAAGTCAGATGGCCGAAGGTTGGGCTAAGAAATACCTGGGAGATAGCTGGAATGTCTATAGTGCTGGTATTGAAGCACATGGGCTAAATCCCAATGCGGTGAAAGCGATGAAGGAAGTGGATATTGATATTTCCAACCAAACTTCGGATATTATCGACTCCGATTTGCTAAACAACGCTGATCTGGTCGTTACCTTGTGTGGGGATGCAGCAGATAAATGCCCGATTACACCTCCACAAGTAAGACGTGAACATTGGGGATTCGATGATCCTGCGAAAGCCCAAGGCACAGACGATGAAAAATGGGCTGTGTTCCAACGTGTTCGTGATCAGGTAGGAGAACGAATTAAAAGATTTGCTGAAACAGGCGAATAA